Proteins from a single region of Amycolatopsis sp. CA-230715:
- a CDS encoding LysR family transcriptional regulator, producing the protein MELRQLTHFLAVAERRHFTKAAGDLHLTQSSLSSSIRALERELGGDLFVRSTRRVELTEAGRALLPAARRAVEAAEAGRDAVAGVHGLLRGTLTVGAIQTLGMVDLPAVLTRYHRRHPAVGLRVRHDSVRGLVHATVTGELDLAFVDRPLGPDADRVRAHRLGSESLVLAVAANDPLAHRAKVRIAELGDADFVEYRADSALRASIDRATREAGLRRRICCEVDTITDQVELVATGLGVALLPPLALRTAGERVAGVPTEPAIGREQVVVLARDREPSQAAVALLDLLPSLRAATS; encoded by the coding sequence ATGGAGCTTCGCCAGCTCACCCACTTCCTCGCCGTCGCCGAGCGGCGGCACTTCACGAAGGCCGCCGGCGACCTGCACCTGACCCAGTCGAGCCTGTCCTCGTCCATCAGGGCGCTGGAACGCGAGCTGGGCGGTGACCTGTTCGTGCGCAGCACCCGCCGCGTCGAGCTGACCGAGGCGGGGCGGGCGCTGCTCCCCGCCGCCCGCCGCGCGGTGGAAGCGGCCGAGGCGGGCCGCGACGCGGTGGCCGGGGTGCACGGGCTCCTGCGCGGCACGCTCACCGTCGGCGCGATCCAGACGCTCGGCATGGTCGACCTGCCCGCCGTGCTGACCCGGTACCACCGGCGGCATCCCGCGGTCGGGCTGCGGGTGCGCCACGACAGCGTGCGCGGGCTGGTGCACGCCACGGTCACCGGCGAACTCGATCTCGCCTTCGTCGACCGGCCGCTCGGCCCGGACGCCGACCGCGTGCGCGCCCACCGGCTCGGCTCCGAGTCGCTGGTGCTGGCGGTGGCCGCGAACGACCCGCTGGCCCATCGCGCCAAGGTGCGGATCGCCGAGCTCGGCGACGCCGATTTCGTCGAGTACCGTGCCGATTCCGCGCTGCGGGCGAGTATCGACAGGGCGACCCGCGAAGCGGGCCTGCGCCGCCGGATCTGCTGCGAGGTCGACACGATCACCGATCAGGTGGAGCTGGTGGCCACCGGGCTCGGCGTGGCCCTGCTGCCCCCGCTGGCGCTGCGGACGGCGGGGGAGCGGGTGGCGGGGGTGCCGACGGAGCCCGCGATCGGCAGGGAGCAGGTGGTGGTGCTCGCCCGCGACCGCGAGCCGTCGCAGGCGGCCGTCGCGCTGCTGGACCTGCTGCCGTCGCTCAGGGCCGCCACGAGCTGA
- a CDS encoding MFS transporter, giving the protein MTVTANAAVATRPLAAVAAVGYAFAATMTGTTLPTPLYPLYQHELGFGTLLTTVVYAVYAAGVLATLLLFGRASDGVGRRPLLLAAIAVSAVSGLVFLAGPSLPVLFAGRILSGFSAGLVTAVATVAMAELAGPAHRAKATLAATAVNMLGLGCGPLLAGLLADHAPSPLHLPFAVHLALLVPAAVLVWRLPETVTPGPWRAALRPQRPAVPAAVRAAFVPSAIAVFAAFSVFGLLTAIAPAFLTTVLHRPGHTLAGLLVFAMFAGSTLSQLASYRWHARLALPAGCLVLVLGLAGLATALGTESLPVLAVSAFVIGAGQGLSFRAGMAAITEHCPADRRAETVSAFTVVAYAGISVPVILVGAASALSGLPAAATAFTGVTAALALGALFAIRRIRTPR; this is encoded by the coding sequence ATGACAGTCACGGCGAACGCGGCCGTAGCCACCCGGCCCCTCGCCGCGGTCGCCGCCGTCGGGTACGCGTTCGCCGCGACCATGACCGGCACCACGCTCCCCACCCCGCTCTACCCGCTCTACCAGCACGAACTCGGTTTCGGCACGCTGCTCACCACGGTCGTCTACGCGGTGTACGCGGCGGGCGTGCTCGCCACGCTGCTGCTGTTCGGCAGGGCGTCGGACGGGGTGGGCCGCCGCCCGCTCCTGCTCGCCGCGATCGCCGTCTCGGCGGTCAGCGGGCTGGTGTTCCTGGCCGGGCCGTCGCTGCCCGTGCTGTTCGCGGGGCGGATCCTGTCCGGGTTCTCCGCCGGGCTGGTCACCGCGGTGGCCACGGTGGCGATGGCCGAACTCGCCGGGCCCGCGCACCGCGCGAAGGCCACCCTGGCCGCGACCGCGGTCAACATGCTCGGCCTCGGCTGCGGCCCGCTGCTGGCCGGGCTGCTCGCCGACCACGCGCCGTCGCCGCTGCACCTCCCGTTCGCCGTGCACCTCGCGCTGCTGGTGCCCGCCGCGGTGCTGGTGTGGCGGCTCCCGGAGACCGTTACGCCGGGGCCGTGGCGCGCCGCGCTGCGCCCGCAGCGGCCCGCGGTGCCCGCCGCCGTCCGCGCGGCGTTCGTGCCGTCGGCGATCGCGGTGTTCGCCGCGTTCTCGGTGTTCGGGCTGCTGACCGCGATCGCCCCGGCGTTCCTGACGACGGTCCTGCACCGGCCGGGGCACACCCTCGCCGGGCTCCTGGTGTTCGCGATGTTCGCCGGGTCGACGCTGAGCCAGCTCGCGTCGTACCGCTGGCACGCCCGGCTGGCGCTGCCCGCCGGCTGCCTGGTGCTGGTGCTCGGCCTCGCCGGGCTCGCCACCGCGCTGGGCACCGAGTCGCTGCCGGTGCTCGCGGTGAGCGCGTTCGTGATCGGGGCGGGGCAGGGGCTCAGCTTCCGGGCCGGGATGGCCGCGATCACCGAGCACTGCCCGGCGGACCGGCGCGCCGAAACCGTTTCGGCGTTCACCGTGGTGGCCTACGCGGGGATCTCGGTGCCGGTGATCCTGGTCGGCGCCGCGTCCGCGCTGTCCGGCCTGCCCGCGGCGGCGACGGCGTTCACCGGGGTGACCGCCGCGCTCGCACTCGGCGCGCTGTTCGCGATACGGCGGATCCGCACACCCCGATGA
- a CDS encoding flavin monoamine oxidase family protein: protein MGAAGSELPSSAPITMFGPDFPFAYDDWLAHPAGLGSIPERHHGTEVAVIGGGIAGLVAATELLKLGLRPVVYEAEQLGGRMRSVSFDAHPGAVAELGAMRFPPAATALYHYLDTVGLDTAPFPNPLSACTPSTVVDLKGVSHYARTPVELPSIYQQASDAWDKALNETAELAAMDDAIRRRDVPTMKAIWNRLVPQLDDQSFYGFLTSTSAFTSFRYREIFGQVGFGTGGWDTDFPNSMLEILRVVYTGADVDQRRVLGGSQQLPLRLWAHEHPDPAHWPSGTSLASLHPGGHRPAVTRLSRTARGFTVEDADHRIGTYPAAVFAAQSWMLLSKIGCSEALLPASHWTAVERTHYMGSSKLFVITDRPFWLDADPHTGRDVLSMTLTDRLPRSVYLFDDGPNRPGVMCLSYTWNDDSLKLAALSTKERLDVILASLAQIYPGVDIRSHIIGTPITVTWETEPYFQGAFKANLPGQYRYQRRLFTHFMQDELPQHQRGLFLAGDDISWTGGFAEGAVTTALNAVWGVLNHFGGATPADNPGPGDLFPALAPIELPED from the coding sequence ATGGGCGCGGCAGGCAGCGAACTTCCCTCCTCCGCCCCGATCACGATGTTCGGGCCGGACTTCCCGTTCGCCTACGACGACTGGCTCGCCCACCCCGCCGGGCTCGGCAGCATCCCGGAACGCCACCACGGCACCGAGGTCGCGGTGATCGGCGGCGGGATCGCCGGGCTGGTCGCGGCGACCGAGCTGCTGAAGCTCGGCCTGCGCCCGGTGGTCTACGAGGCCGAGCAGCTCGGCGGGCGGATGCGGTCGGTGTCGTTCGACGCCCACCCCGGGGCCGTCGCCGAACTCGGCGCGATGCGCTTCCCGCCCGCCGCCACCGCGCTCTACCACTACCTCGACACGGTCGGCCTGGACACGGCGCCGTTCCCGAACCCGCTCTCCGCGTGCACGCCCAGCACCGTGGTCGATCTCAAGGGCGTTTCGCACTACGCGCGCACCCCGGTCGAGCTGCCCAGCATCTACCAGCAGGCGTCCGACGCGTGGGACAAGGCGCTCAACGAAACCGCCGAGCTGGCCGCGATGGACGACGCCATCCGCCGCCGGGACGTGCCGACCATGAAGGCGATCTGGAACCGGCTCGTTCCCCAGCTCGACGACCAGTCCTTCTACGGCTTCCTCACCAGCACCTCGGCGTTCACCTCGTTCCGGTACCGGGAGATCTTCGGCCAGGTCGGTTTCGGCACCGGCGGCTGGGACACCGACTTCCCGAACTCGATGCTGGAGATCCTGCGCGTGGTCTACACCGGCGCGGACGTCGACCAGCGGCGCGTCCTCGGCGGCAGCCAGCAGCTCCCGCTCCGGCTCTGGGCGCACGAACACCCGGACCCCGCCCACTGGCCGTCGGGCACCTCGCTGGCCTCGCTGCACCCCGGCGGGCACCGGCCCGCGGTGACCAGGCTCAGCCGCACCGCGCGCGGGTTCACCGTCGAAGACGCCGACCACCGGATCGGCACCTATCCCGCGGCGGTGTTCGCGGCGCAGAGCTGGATGCTGCTGTCCAAGATCGGCTGCAGCGAAGCGCTCCTGCCCGCGTCGCACTGGACCGCGGTGGAACGCACCCACTACATGGGCTCGTCGAAGCTGTTCGTGATCACCGACCGGCCGTTCTGGCTCGACGCCGACCCGCACACCGGGCGCGACGTGCTGAGCATGACGCTCACCGACCGGCTCCCCCGCAGCGTCTACCTCTTCGACGACGGGCCCAACCGCCCCGGCGTGATGTGCCTTTCCTACACCTGGAACGACGATTCGCTGAAACTCGCCGCACTGTCCACAAAGGAACGTCTCGACGTCATCCTGGCTTCGCTCGCGCAGATCTACCCCGGCGTGGACATCCGGTCGCACATCATCGGCACCCCGATCACGGTGACCTGGGAGACCGAGCCGTACTTCCAGGGCGCGTTCAAGGCGAACCTGCCCGGCCAGTACCGGTACCAGCGGCGGCTGTTCACCCACTTCATGCAGGACGAACTGCCGCAGCACCAACGCGGGCTCTTCCTCGCCGGCGACGACATCTCGTGGACGGGCGGGTTCGCCGAGGGCGCCGTGACGACCGCGCTCAACGCCGTATGGGGCGTGCTGAACCACTTCGGCGGCGCCACTCCCGCCGACAACCCCGGCCCTGGTGACCTCTTCCCCGCGCTCGCCCCGATCGAACTGCCCGAGGACTGA
- a CDS encoding transposase: MDTVNTDGTAADRSAMDLAAERLAEILADDETGRMLAAAAALPASDASAVIARIADAATARVLRERPGRPIRLSRTDRTALVGCARGLIRERIGETGGGAAFPRQQALPPELMEREIAAWRSRPLDIGYPVLHLATVAAAEGDDRTVRLAVAVDADGLEQVLGIWVGCDWRAALAELRERGLRNAFVVCCAEDEECRAAVEAVWPDGTVITSTAELITKTMRSVPRAERAAALAAIRPIFDAADEAQACRSMIGLRLDWDAVHPALVAAVEACWDRIAATFRFDRAVRRLVYSSNIVDQVEQRLRRPAEEITLRSVYLIATDRVRVPGGRDWPEVGHSLAE; encoded by the coding sequence GTGGATACGGTCAACACGGACGGAACGGCGGCAGACCGCTCGGCGATGGACTTGGCCGCCGAGCGGCTGGCGGAGATCCTCGCGGACGACGAGACCGGCCGGATGCTGGCCGCGGCGGCCGCGCTGCCCGCTTCGGACGCGAGCGCGGTGATCGCCCGCATCGCCGACGCGGCCACCGCGCGCGTGCTGCGCGAGCGGCCAGGCCGCCCGATCCGGCTCAGCCGCACCGACCGGACGGCACTGGTCGGCTGCGCCCGCGGGCTCATCCGGGAGCGGATCGGCGAAACCGGCGGTGGCGCCGCTTTCCCCCGGCAGCAGGCACTTCCGCCGGAACTGATGGAGCGCGAGATCGCCGCGTGGCGCTCGCGTCCGCTGGACATCGGGTACCCGGTGCTGCACCTGGCGACCGTCGCGGCGGCCGAGGGGGACGACCGCACCGTGCGGCTCGCGGTCGCGGTCGACGCGGACGGCCTCGAGCAGGTGCTGGGGATCTGGGTCGGCTGCGACTGGCGCGCCGCGCTCGCCGAACTGCGCGAACGCGGGCTGCGGAACGCGTTCGTGGTGTGCTGCGCCGAGGACGAGGAATGCCGTGCGGCGGTGGAAGCGGTGTGGCCGGACGGCACCGTGATCACCTCGACCGCCGAGCTGATCACGAAGACGATGCGGTCCGTCCCGCGTGCGGAGCGCGCCGCGGCGCTCGCCGCGATCCGCCCCATCTTCGACGCGGCCGACGAGGCGCAGGCGTGCCGGAGCATGATCGGGCTCCGCCTCGACTGGGACGCCGTGCACCCGGCGCTGGTGGCCGCGGTGGAAGCCTGCTGGGACCGGATCGCCGCGACCTTCCGCTTCGACCGCGCGGTGCGGCGGCTGGTGTATTCCAGCAACATCGTCGACCAGGTCGAGCAGCGGCTCCGGCGGCCGGCCGAGGAGATCACGCTCCGGTCGGTCTACCTGATCGCCACCGATCGCGTCCGCGTCCCCGGCGGGCGGGACTGGCCCGAGGTGGGCCATTCCCTCGCCGAGTAG
- a CDS encoding response regulator, which produces MNETISVLIVDDDALVRAGLAMILGGVDDIRVVGEVADGAHVVEAVERHRPDVVLMDIRMPEMDGVQAAELLHAQQDGPEVIILTTFDADDNVLRALRAGASGFLLKDTPPTDIIKGIRLAAAGDPILAPQVMRRLIARVTRDPADRGDNEAAHLLRQLGQREREVALLIGKGKSNAEIGDELYMSMASVKAHVSRLLTKLNLHNRVQIALMTCKAHLPERE; this is translated from the coding sequence GTGAACGAGACCATCTCCGTGCTGATCGTCGACGACGACGCGCTGGTGCGGGCCGGGCTCGCGATGATCCTCGGCGGGGTCGACGACATCAGGGTGGTCGGCGAGGTCGCCGACGGCGCGCACGTCGTCGAGGCGGTCGAGCGGCACCGGCCCGACGTGGTGCTGATGGACATCCGGATGCCGGAGATGGACGGCGTGCAGGCGGCCGAGCTGCTCCACGCGCAGCAGGACGGGCCCGAGGTGATCATCCTGACCACCTTCGACGCGGACGACAACGTGCTGCGCGCGCTGCGGGCCGGGGCGAGCGGATTCCTGCTCAAGGACACCCCGCCCACCGACATCATCAAGGGCATCCGGCTGGCCGCGGCGGGTGATCCGATCCTGGCGCCGCAGGTGATGCGGCGGCTCATCGCCCGCGTCACCCGTGACCCCGCCGATCGCGGCGACAACGAGGCGGCCCACCTGCTGCGCCAGCTCGGCCAGCGCGAGCGCGAGGTGGCGCTCCTGATCGGCAAGGGCAAGTCCAACGCCGAGATCGGCGACGAGCTCTACATGAGCATGGCCAGCGTCAAGGCCCACGTGTCCCGGCTGCTGACCAAGCTGAACCTGCACAACCGGGTGCAGATCGCGCTGATGACGTGCAAGGCACACCTGCCCGAGCGGGAGTGA
- a CDS encoding transposase domain-containing protein, which yields MSKPLSEPSLRDVASIGLLSAAYPLATVEAVVDAAGVREERNRKLPAQLMVMFSLGMWLWPEAGYVAVLRALQSGLYWARGVPSLPELPSDGSITNARKRVGHEPLKALLATARGSEAAGDDPRASFAGLRRVAFDEMVLDAPSSPENGAVFGTPPKLRAAMLAECGTLSLLGAEVEGAAEVTSPALLERLLAAGTVDERTLLVADFPGGTGLSPMLWPAARATGAELLWRVPPSAPLPCRTVLPDGTYLSELAWPGSDRGIEVRVVEYRLDGACGDYYPVRLVTSLVDPERADAAGLAACHADRWTAGEVGRVVRLRPSTSGTALRSKSAGTALAEAWALLCVYQAMRKLVRPAPAVGRDHVRISTIG from the coding sequence GTGAGCAAGCCACTATCCGAACCCAGCCTCCGGGACGTCGCGTCCATCGGCCTGCTCAGCGCGGCGTACCCGCTGGCAACGGTCGAGGCCGTGGTGGACGCCGCCGGGGTGCGCGAGGAGCGCAACCGCAAGCTCCCCGCCCAGCTGATGGTGATGTTCTCGCTCGGCATGTGGCTGTGGCCGGAGGCCGGGTACGTCGCGGTACTTCGCGCGCTCCAATCGGGGCTGTACTGGGCCAGAGGCGTGCCCTCGCTGCCCGAGCTGCCTTCGGACGGCTCGATCACGAACGCGCGAAAACGAGTGGGCCACGAACCGTTGAAGGCGTTGCTCGCGACCGCGCGGGGTAGCGAGGCGGCCGGGGACGATCCGCGAGCCTCTTTCGCCGGGCTTCGCCGGGTCGCCTTCGACGAGATGGTGCTCGACGCGCCGAGTTCGCCGGAGAACGGCGCCGTCTTCGGCACTCCGCCGAAGCTGCGTGCGGCGATGCTCGCGGAGTGCGGCACGCTGTCGCTGCTCGGCGCCGAAGTCGAGGGTGCGGCCGAGGTGACCTCCCCGGCGCTGCTGGAGCGCCTGCTCGCGGCGGGGACGGTGGACGAACGCACCCTGCTGGTCGCCGATTTCCCCGGCGGGACCGGGCTTTCGCCCATGCTGTGGCCTGCCGCGAGGGCGACCGGCGCCGAGCTGCTGTGGCGGGTGCCGCCGTCGGCACCGCTGCCGTGCCGCACCGTGCTGCCCGACGGCACCTACCTCTCCGAGCTGGCCTGGCCCGGTTCGGACCGCGGTATCGAGGTGCGCGTGGTCGAGTACCGCCTCGACGGCGCGTGCGGCGACTACTACCCCGTGCGGCTGGTCACCAGCCTGGTCGACCCGGAGCGCGCGGACGCGGCCGGGCTGGCTGCCTGCCACGCGGATCGGTGGACCGCGGGCGAGGTCGGCAGGGTGGTGCGGCTCCGCCCGAGCACCTCCGGTACGGCGCTGCGCTCGAAGAGCGCGGGCACGGCGCTCGCCGAGGCGTGGGCTTTGCTGTGCGTCTACCAGGCGATGCGGAAGCTGGTGCGCCCCGCGCCCGCCGTAGGGCGGGACCACGTGCGGATCTCGACGATCGGCTAG
- a CDS encoding helix-turn-helix transcriptional regulator, which yields MALAERSAELATLTALAADAARGKGGNAVVCGPVASGKTELLTEFAEHSVENDALLLTALGSPAERTVPFGVVSQLLQGGPFDAGTGARVAELLAEAKADAAGFDPESERVPQVRTHVADELCQLLLGLTRSCSISVIVDDVQHADVPSLQFLLYLAKRSRWERLAVLLGETDQARDVNPLFHAELLRHSHTRRIRLAPLSADGVREVVTGRLGAAATELATAFHPITGGNPLLVRALLEDHGSAAGRPATGRTASPVVGKAFTRAVLSCLHRGDQQCLDVANGVAVLSESCDLELLSELLGLDTALVGHALQKLEAAGLLDALRFRHPAARATVLQELAPVTRAALHGRAAELLHHRGVAVTTVAEQILKADALRAPWAVSALRKAADQALRNDQCELAVRYLERSIRLSRVRRDQVATLVKLTDVVWRINPSTSTRHFAELLTAMRDGLLDAGHARSLLGHLLWHGMVDDAVEVATLMQEQVPAGDVKAAAALAATRQWLSVSYPAVLGRMPSSPVPAPSRDGLPAALGAEPGRRATNALSTVLSTGATGEAVTDAEQVLQCTRLGDATIVPVDTALCTLIYADRLDKAASWCDLLLSEAAGRRTPGWRALLCSVRAEIAFRYGDLRGAESFARKAFGDMTAQSWGVAIGLPLANLVLATTAMGKYDEAAALLDQPLPEALLESRAGLHFLYARGQYNLATDRLYAALADFHACGELMVAWRMDLPALIPWRSALAEVYGRLREPERAKKLAAEQLARCGKRPSRTRGLSLRAVAATQEPRQRPRLLREAEEELQSSGDRLELARVLSDLSSTHQSLGEPSQVRLMARRAWHVANDCHAEPLCQKVMPHRVEEPAAAAASSATLSPAVSDKAKALTEAELRVANLAAFGHTNREIAGKLYITVSTVEQHLTRIYRKLNVSRRKELPTGLQVELPQCRPAEHGRRPADEYARARG from the coding sequence ATGGCATTGGCCGAACGCTCCGCGGAACTGGCCACCTTGACAGCACTGGCAGCCGACGCCGCACGGGGCAAGGGCGGGAACGCCGTCGTGTGCGGCCCGGTGGCCAGCGGCAAAACCGAACTGCTCACCGAATTCGCCGAGCACAGCGTGGAAAACGACGCGCTGCTGCTCACCGCGCTCGGCTCGCCCGCCGAGCGCACCGTCCCCTTCGGGGTGGTCAGCCAGCTCCTGCAGGGCGGCCCGTTCGACGCCGGAACCGGCGCGCGGGTGGCGGAACTGCTCGCCGAGGCCAAGGCGGACGCGGCGGGCTTCGATCCGGAGTCCGAGCGCGTCCCGCAGGTCAGGACGCACGTGGCGGACGAGCTGTGCCAGCTTCTGCTGGGGCTCACTCGATCGTGTTCGATTTCGGTGATCGTCGACGATGTCCAGCACGCGGACGTCCCATCGTTACAGTTCCTCCTGTACCTGGCGAAGCGCTCGCGCTGGGAGCGGCTGGCGGTGCTGCTCGGCGAGACGGACCAGGCGCGCGACGTGAACCCGCTGTTCCACGCCGAGCTGCTCAGGCACTCGCACACGCGGCGCATCCGGCTGGCGCCGTTGAGCGCCGACGGCGTCCGCGAGGTCGTCACCGGCAGGCTCGGCGCCGCGGCGACCGAGCTCGCCACCGCGTTCCACCCGATCACCGGCGGGAACCCGCTGCTGGTGCGGGCGCTGCTGGAGGACCACGGCTCGGCCGCGGGCAGGCCCGCCACCGGCAGGACCGCCTCCCCCGTGGTCGGCAAGGCCTTCACCCGCGCGGTGCTGAGCTGCCTGCACCGCGGCGACCAGCAGTGCCTCGACGTCGCGAACGGCGTGGCGGTGCTGAGCGAGTCCTGTGACCTCGAACTGCTCAGCGAACTGCTCGGCCTCGACACCGCGCTCGTCGGCCACGCGCTGCAGAAACTGGAAGCCGCCGGGCTGCTCGACGCGCTCCGGTTCCGGCACCCCGCGGCGCGGGCAACGGTGCTGCAGGAGCTCGCCCCGGTGACCCGCGCCGCGCTGCACGGCAGGGCGGCCGAACTGCTGCACCACCGCGGGGTCGCGGTGACCACCGTGGCGGAGCAGATCCTCAAGGCCGACGCACTCCGTGCCCCGTGGGCGGTTTCGGCGCTGCGCAAGGCCGCGGACCAGGCACTGCGCAACGACCAGTGCGAGCTCGCCGTCCGCTACCTCGAGCGGTCCATCCGGCTCAGCCGGGTGCGGCGCGACCAGGTGGCGACCCTGGTCAAGCTGACCGACGTGGTGTGGCGGATCAACCCGTCGACCAGCACGCGCCACTTCGCCGAGCTCCTCACCGCGATGCGCGACGGGCTGCTCGACGCCGGGCACGCCCGCTCGCTGCTGGGCCACCTGCTGTGGCACGGCATGGTCGACGACGCGGTCGAAGTGGCCACCCTGATGCAGGAGCAGGTGCCCGCGGGCGACGTGAAGGCCGCGGCCGCGCTGGCCGCCACCCGGCAGTGGCTGTCGGTCTCCTACCCCGCCGTGCTCGGGCGGATGCCGTCGAGCCCGGTGCCCGCGCCGTCGCGGGACGGCCTGCCCGCGGCGCTCGGCGCCGAACCCGGCAGGCGCGCGACGAACGCGCTGAGCACGGTGCTGTCCACCGGTGCCACCGGCGAGGCCGTGACCGACGCGGAGCAGGTGCTGCAGTGCACGCGCCTCGGCGACGCGACCATCGTCCCGGTCGACACCGCGCTGTGCACCCTGATCTACGCCGACCGGCTGGACAAGGCCGCGTCGTGGTGCGATCTGCTGCTGTCCGAGGCCGCCGGGCGCAGGACACCGGGCTGGCGCGCGCTGCTGTGCTCGGTGCGCGCCGAGATCGCCTTCCGCTACGGCGACCTCCGCGGCGCGGAATCGTTCGCCCGCAAGGCTTTCGGCGACATGACGGCGCAGAGCTGGGGCGTGGCGATCGGGCTTCCGCTGGCCAACCTCGTACTGGCCACCACCGCGATGGGCAAGTACGACGAGGCCGCCGCGCTGCTCGACCAGCCGTTGCCGGAGGCGTTGCTGGAGAGCAGGGCCGGGCTGCACTTCCTGTACGCGCGGGGCCAGTACAACCTGGCCACCGACAGGCTGTACGCCGCGCTCGCCGATTTCCACGCCTGCGGTGAGCTGATGGTGGCCTGGCGGATGGACCTGCCCGCGCTGATCCCGTGGCGCTCGGCGCTGGCCGAGGTGTACGGGCGGCTCCGCGAGCCCGAACGTGCCAAGAAGCTGGCCGCCGAACAGCTCGCCCGCTGCGGCAAGCGGCCTTCGCGGACGCGCGGCCTTTCGCTGCGCGCGGTCGCCGCCACCCAGGAGCCCCGCCAGCGGCCGCGGCTGCTCCGCGAGGCGGAGGAGGAGCTGCAGTCCTCCGGCGACCGGCTGGAGCTGGCCAGGGTGCTCAGCGATCTGAGCAGCACGCACCAGTCGCTCGGCGAGCCGAGCCAGGTGCGGCTGATGGCGCGGCGCGCGTGGCACGTGGCCAACGACTGCCACGCGGAACCGTTGTGCCAGAAGGTGATGCCGCACCGCGTCGAGGAACCGGCCGCCGCGGCCGCGTCATCGGCGACGCTGAGCCCCGCCGTGTCGGACAAGGCGAAGGCCCTCACCGAGGCCGAGCTTCGGGTAGCCAACCTGGCCGCGTTCGGGCACACCAACCGCGAGATCGCCGGCAAGCTCTACATCACGGTGAGCACCGTCGAGCAGCACCTCACCCGGATCTACCGGAAGCTGAACGTGAGCCGCCGCAAGGAGTTGCCGACCGGTCTCCAGGTGGAACTGCCGCAGTGCAGGCCGGCCGAGCACGGCAGGCGGCCCGCGGACGAGTACGCGCGGGCACGGGGCTGA